DNA from Phragmites australis chromosome 16, lpPhrAust1.1, whole genome shotgun sequence:
TAATGCGGGGTTTCAAACCGGATCCTAAGCAACTAGAGCTGATGATTAGTGTTGTAGTGAGCCATGCAAGTGAAGGTTTTTGTTGGGAGCTGTTCCTGCTAAATGGAACCTTGAATTGGAGGAGGTACTTGAAGGTGGCAACTAATCATGGTTGACCACTTGTATTTCTTGCTCGAGCTAGGTATAGGCAGGGAGGTGGGGAATTCCATATTGAACACGAAGTTGAACCAAATATAGTTGTGAAGGATGACGAAACACTGCTAGCTGAGGTGCCAGAACATGATGTTGGGGAGACCTCGGTTCCGCTAATACAACCAATGGGTGTGGCTGATGAGGGGAAACTCATTCCTGGTATAGTTGAACTAATGGAGCGGGAAGATTGGAAGTACCAGCAAGCTCCAAAATATGACAACTTGGACCATGAGGATTGTGATCTTGTCCCTGCGGAGTGGAACAATCATTATTTTGCAAACCTAGTTGTGAGTGAATGTTACCATGTGTCATGGAGTACAATGGGAACTATGTGTGCCAGGGGGTTAGGTACCCTAGCATCCAGACTATCAATGATGTTGTGGTTCACTAGGTGGTATCTCTTTGGAGGCAGTTTGGGGTTATGAAGTGAATCAGAAAGGAGTATGATGTACAATGCATGAAGGTTGACGGCTCATGGCGGGTGTAGGCATTCAGGGGAAATTGTGTTGATTATTAGGAGTGCTCAATAGTGATGGAGCACACTTGTGAGTTGGAGAAACTAGAGAAGTACCATAGGAACTTGCAATCGAATTTTGTTATTAATATCATGTACGCTCATATTATAGATAGCTTGAACTATAAGCTTAGATCAATAATTAGGGCAATTGAAGAAAAACATTGTTACACAAATAGCTACGCTAAGGTTTTGGAGGGCGAAGCGAAAGACGGTgaagatgaggtttgggacgtACGAAACATCGTATGGTAATCTACCATGTCTTCCCGCAACTATTTGGCAGAAGAACCCTGAAAGTTACTATAACATCATGCATTGCCCCTTGGTTAAGGAACTTGGTGTATTTATCGAGATCAAAAGAGGAGGATGGACCAACCATGGATTCTTTGTCGTGCCGATGATGGCTAAGTTCTCGTGCGGTCCTGGTGTCTTGTGTATTCAATATTTTGATTCTTTGATTTAATGCAAATTTGTTAAAAACACCATTCTCGTCCAGATGGAGAGAAATATTTTTCAACCACCCAGAGCGACAGAAATATTCTCAACCACCCTCCACATAAATATGTTGGCATGCTATGTCAATTCTTACCCACTGAACATGCGAAAAAAGCtatttttgttaattttgaTAGGGAACGAATATTTTtgctatttaaaaaaaatataagtaaaaaaaatcaccGATCCGCCGTCACATGGCCGATACGGTCCGGTGGGCCCTTATGGTCACGGGCTTCGTGCCGTGCGGGCTGTACAGTACAGTACAGTACGAGCTCCGAGTTCCGAGTTCCCTCACCTCTACCGGATGACCAACGCAGGCGCAGCCACGACGCCGCCCACACACGAGGCCCGATAGCCACTGCAACGTGGGACCCGTGCTAATGATCTCCTGGTACGTAAAAATTAGGGACAGTACACTAAAAAAAAGGGATAGACTTGGCCAAACGAACGAGCAGCTTGCACAATCACAACTAACATATCTAAACCGTAGTTGGACGTTGCAGCACCAATACGCAACTGGATACATCTATGGCTCATGTACGATAAAAGATTGGCGCGTAATCCGGTGGCGGATGAAGCTGCCGCTCACCATCGCGGGAGCATCTTCTCACGGACCCCATCCGCTGCCGTCCAAGTGGGCAGATCGCCGCGCGTCGCGATCCGGTCCGTCGGCTACCGTGAGACAACAGGTGTGCCGTCGCCTCTATAAGTAGACGCGCTTCCAATTTTGGCCGCCGCAGCCAGAGGATTAGAGGAGACAAGAGAGATCGCCTCCTCGCCGTCCGAGTTTTGTATGCCCGCCTGCTTGTTTCCCTCCAAATTCTTCCTTGCCCCGATCGCGCGAGATGCCGGCGCCGCACGAGCGCGGgccgcagcgccgccgccgggtgCTGGCGCTGTCGGCGGTGTGCCCGTGCGAAGCCATCTCGCCGGCGCCGCTGCTAGCGTCGCTCGTCTCCCTCGCAGCCGACGTCGCCGGCCGCCACGACGTGGCAGCGTTCCCCGCGCTCCGGAGCGGGGCGCGCGAGGCCGTCCGCCTCGCGGGCGTGCTCCTCGCGTTCCTCGAGGCGGTGCGCGATGCGGCGGGGTCAGCGGATGTCCCGTTGCCCAGCAAGGCCGTGCTGGGGCTGTCGGAGCTGCACGTGGCGCTGCAGAAGCTGCGGTTCCTGCTCGCCGACTGCGCCAGGAGGGGGGCGAGGCTGTGGGTGCTCATGAACGCCGAGCTGGTCGCGTCCGAGCTCCGGGTGGTGCTGGGATCCGTGGCCACGGCGATGGACGCGCTGCCGAGGGACGTGGTGGGTGCTTCTGACGAGGCAGGGGAACTCGGGAGGATGGTGTCCGAGCAGGCGTGGCGTGCGGCGGTGCGGCCGGACGCGGAGGACGAACGCGCGGCGCGGAGCGTGCGCTCGGTGCTCGCGTGGTTCGGGAGCGGCGTCACGCCGGGCGCAGAGGACGCGAAGCTGGTGCTCGGTCGTGTCGGCATAGCCAGCTGGTCGGACTGCTCCGAGGAGGCGGCTTTCTTGGAGGCCGAGCTGCTGGAGCGCTTGGAGGCCGGCGGCGAGAATGACAACGACCTCGTGCTCATCAGCGGCCTCATGGCGTTCCTGGTGTACTGCAGCGTCGTCTTGTTTGACCGCATGGACTCCAAGAAGGCTGACGCGGCCGCACCGGTGACCAGACCGGCGAGCTGCGCGGCGTGGATCAACCCGGAGGCGCTGCAGTGCCCGATCACTCTGGAGCTGATGACCGACCCGGTGACCGTGGCCACCGGCCAGACGTACGACCGCGCATCCATCAACAAGTGGATTAAGAATGGGTGCCGGAAGTGCCCCGTCACCGGCGAGAGGCTCCGAAACGCCGAAGTCGTGCCGAACGTCGCGGTGCGCGGAGTCATCGAGCAGCTGCTACTGAGCAAGGGCGCCTCGCTCCACGAGCCCAGCAGCAAGCACCGGTGCGCGGTTGACAAGACCGCCGCGCCGTTCGGCGCGGTCTCTGCTGGCGGCGTGCGGCTCGCCGTGGCCTTCCTCATCGCGAGGCTGTCAAGGGGCACGCCGGAGGAGCAGAAGAAGGCGACGTACGAGGTCCGGAAGCTCTCGAAGCGGAACGTCTTCTACCGGGCGTGCCTCGTGGAGGCCGACGCCGTGCCGTGGCTACTCCACCTGCTCTCCTCCACGGACGCGTCCGTGCAGGGCAATGCCGTGGCGGGCCTCCTGAACCTGTCGAAGCACCCGGCCGGGCGGAGAGCGCTGATGGAGGCGGGCGGCCCGGGCCTGATCGTGGACGCTGTGAACGTCGCCGCGAAGGTCGAGGCGCGGCAGAACGCAGCGGGCGTCCTTTTCTACCTCTCGTCGAACCCCAAGTACTGCGAGGAGATCAGCCGCATCCCGGAGGCCATCCCAACGCTGGTGCACCTCGTGCGGGAGGGCGCGTACCGCGGGCGCAAGAACGCGCTGGTGAGCCTCTACGGGCTGCTCCAGTGCGTGGATGGCCACGGGAAGGCGGTGTCCGCAGGCGCCGTGGCCGTGGTCGCGGGCCTGCTGTCCGCTGGCGGCGACCGGGGGGACGACCTCGCTCTCGACGCCATCGCGCTGCTCGCGAGGCTAGCGGAGCAGCCGGCCGGCGCGCGGGCTGTCGTGGCCAGCTCGGCGCTGGTCACCCGCCTCGTGGACTTCCTCGGCGAGGAGGCGTCGCGGTCGGCGAAGGAGCACTGCGTGGCGCTGCTGGCGTCGCTGGGCCGGCACGGCGGCGACAAGGTGCTCGCGCTGCTGGGCAAGTTGCCGGGCCTCATGCCCGCGCTCTACGCGCTCATTGCCGACGGGAGCCCCCAGGCGGGCAAGAAAGCGCGGTGGCTGGTCAACGAGATCCACCGGCACTACGAGCAGCGCCAGCCGCCGTCGGCCGCGCCCGCACCACTGGCGGCAGCTGGTGACCGTATCGTTCGTGTATAGTAGTGTAGAGCACACGAACTAGGTGTCACACGTTGTACATTTGATTTTCttcgtttttcttttcctttaatTGTGGTTTTGAGGGATCAAAGTTTCATCTTTCCTGGCTCGAGTTTTTGAAGAACCGGGGTGGATTCTGATGTTCGTTTCATCGTGCGATATACGAATACGAACCAAATACAAATCTATGAATGCACAGAAAACAGTTTGTATGTGGTTTGCCATACTGCAAATAGTGTCGTTTTTTCTTTTAATGATGACTAGTACATAATGGATTGGCAAATGGGACTGCGATGCACGTTGCTTGAGACTTTTCATAACCAGAGAAGTCTTGGAAAAGATGGTGATGATCGCGTCCACGTTGTAATTCGAATGCTTAGGCTGCTTGGCCGATTTGGTTGGGATTTGGTCTTGCTTGCGATTTGCGATTCCGGAGGGGCCAAGCAAGCAGCTCAGCTCCTTTTGTTTCCTATCAAGTCTCGATGCAGGAAAGCAAGCACAAACATTCAGGCATGAATGCTTGTGGGGTTCATCCCTAAATTGGTTGCTTGTGACGTTGTTTTTCCCAATATGCATGAAGTGCTTGATTGTGGGAGGAGTAGCATTTGCAGGGAATCAGCTCTTGTAGTCTTGTCCTCCCCGGACCAAAGGAAAGCCCGCCGGTGTGCGTCCAGGGCCTCGATCACATCCCGGAGCCCGGTGTAACTGCAGAGTGCCCATGGCGTAGATAGGCAAGCTCCCGAGCACCGAGTTAACAAGGACGAGGCACCATTCGTAGTTCAGCAACTGGGCCTGCCATCCCGATAATTATCTGTCGGAGCTCGCAATTATGGGCGCATGGGCGGAGATCTTCAGCTTCTCATTCGACAACGGCAAGCCGAGATATGTTTGAGGAAAGCCCTGGACCCGACAGCCATGGATGGAGACCATCGCGGGGACGGCTTCCTCTGGTGCGTGCATCGGCACCAGCGTGCTTTTAGAATAGTTGATGCTCAGACCTGTGGCTGTAGAGAAATCATCGAGGAGCCGGCGGACCGCCGTGACATCTCCCACGTCTGCCCAGGTCAAGATGCGATGAGCGTATCATCCGCGTATTGCGGGACCGGGCAGGACATGCCCTCCGCAATGGGGTGGCGGACGACGCCACAGGTCTGCACAAGGCGCTGCAGAACGTCGGCGACCAAGATGAAGAGGTAGGCGGAGAGTGGATCCCCCTGGCGGAGCCCCCTCTTGCAGGATAGCCACCTGCCCGGCGCACCATTCAGGAGCACCGCTGACTTCGCAGTCGTTTGCAGAGTAGTCATCCATTGACGCCACTTCTCCAGGAGCTCCACCATTGCGTGTGCTCTCccgaaaaaaaattgaagtgatGTTCGTGCATGTGCTCTCCCCCAAAAAATCGAAGTGTTGTTCGTGCGTGTGCTCTCCCGAGAAATCGAAGTGCTGTTCATGCGTGTGCTCTCCCGAAAACAAAAAGAGATCACGTCCCGAGGAGATCTCGAGCCGCCTACCCCTCacgtaaaagaaaaaaagtcaaattttgctACGTGTACCCGAAAAAAGGTTCCAGGAGATTGGTTTTTGATTTGATTGCTGCACATACATGAAGTGTACAAGATTTCTGTAGTTTATTGCTTCATATACACAGGGCTATATCAGAGGGTTGCAGCCTATTTTGTTACTGATTATTCTTCACCATGACTTCTTTGAAGTATGATATTCCGCAGCTAGATTGAGATACAAGGTTTTCTCTATGACAAATCAAGATGTGAGCTGTTTTTTAGCATACTGATCTGGACGATGCGcttgataattttagaaataaagATCAAAGGTCTTGGtccgatgaagaaaagagaaaggattGTAAGGCTTTGTCAaaaattcatcttcatttatcaaataatattttgtaGGAGGTTTTGCAGGAGAAAATCGTTGCTACTCTATGAGTAAAGCTGAAATCAATCTGCATATCAAAGGATCTGATCAGCAAAATGCATATGAAGATGAAGCTGTTCACGCACAAATTACAAGAAGGTGGTTctgtgttgaatcatcttttGGTCTTTAAGGATATCATTACTGACCTACAGtctatggaggtaaaatatgatgatgaggacttGAGTCTTATTATTTTGTGCTCATTGCCCAGTTCTTTTGCAAATTTCAGAGATACCATATTATATAGTCATGATACACTGACTTTGAAAGAAGTCTATGAGGCCTTGCATGCtaaggaaaagatgaaacagatgATGTCTACTGATGGCTCGACTTTTAATGAAGAATGTTTG
Protein-coding regions in this window:
- the LOC133894752 gene encoding U-box domain-containing protein 19-like yields the protein MPAPHERGPQRRRRVLALSAVCPCEAISPAPLLASLVSLAADVAGRHDVAAFPALRSGAREAVRLAGVLLAFLEAVRDAAGSADVPLPSKAVLGLSELHVALQKLRFLLADCARRGARLWVLMNAELVASELRVVLGSVATAMDALPRDVVGASDEAGELGRMVSEQAWRAAVRPDAEDERAARSVRSVLAWFGSGVTPGAEDAKLVLGRVGIASWSDCSEEAAFLEAELLERLEAGGENDNDLVLISGLMAFLVYCSVVLFDRMDSKKADAAAPVTRPASCAAWINPEALQCPITLELMTDPVTVATGQTYDRASINKWIKNGCRKCPVTGERLRNAEVVPNVAVRGVIEQLLLSKGASLHEPSSKHRCAVDKTAAPFGAVSAGGVRLAVAFLIARLSRGTPEEQKKATYEVRKLSKRNVFYRACLVEADAVPWLLHLLSSTDASVQGNAVAGLLNLSKHPAGRRALMEAGGPGLIVDAVNVAAKVEARQNAAGVLFYLSSNPKYCEEISRIPEAIPTLVHLVREGAYRGRKNALVSLYGLLQCVDGHGKAVSAGAVAVVAGLLSAGGDRGDDLALDAIALLARLAEQPAGARAVVASSALVTRLVDFLGEEASRSAKEHCVALLASLGRHGGDKVLALLGKLPGLMPALYALIADGSPQAGKKARWLVNEIHRHYEQRQPPSAAPAPLAAAGDRIVRV